The Acidobacteriota bacterium genome includes a region encoding these proteins:
- a CDS encoding RidA family protein — translation MKEVVYTDRAPDPVGPYSQAIRANGFIFISGQIPLLPKKDAPPLEGGSGEVRRVGIQDQARQVLENLKAILEAAGSSLDKVVKTSIFLSDMDNFGAVNQVYAEYFPPDQNPPARATVEVSRLPKDVDVEIELVALE, via the coding sequence ATGAAAGAAGTCGTCTACACCGACCGGGCTCCCGATCCCGTCGGGCCCTATAGCCAGGCCATCCGGGCCAACGGGTTCATCTTCATCTCGGGGCAGATCCCGCTGCTGCCCAAGAAAGACGCACCGCCTTTGGAAGGGGGTTCCGGCGAAGTGCGGAGGGTCGGAATTCAAGACCAGGCCCGGCAGGTGCTGGAAAACCTCAAAGCCATCCTGGAGGCGGCCGGAAGCTCGCTCGACAAGGTCGTCAAGACCTCCATCTTCCTCAGCGACATGGACAACTTCGGGGCCGTCAACCAGGTCTACGCCGAGTACTTCCCGCCCGATCAAAATCCGCCGGCACGGGCCACCGTCGAGGTGTCGCGCCTGCCCAAAGACGTGGACGTTGAAATCGAACTGGTGGCTTTGGAATAG
- a CDS encoding cysteine desulfurase family protein — translation MIYLDNNATTAVDPRVFEAMTPFFLRDYGNASAVHRAGQSARAAMERARGQVAALLGARSSEVVFTSGGTESDNLAVRGVALQRRGQGRHIIISSIEHPAIIEPCRELEEEGFELTILPVNQQGLVDLGELDKALQEHGSETVLVSVMYANNETGVVQPLPEIARKAHAHGALVHSDAVQAVGKIPVRMSELGVDLLSLTGHKFHGPKGCGALYVRSGLPLKALMVGGPQERGYRSGTENVSGAVGVGEACRLAQEELEERALRMAHLRDRLEQGILESIPDTVVNGLPDKRLPQTANVSFLGVEGESLMMALDLEGVAVSTGAACHGGSHSGSHVLRAMNLDKAALQGAIRFSLGTETTEDEIDTVLEMLPSMVKRLRRTAARHS, via the coding sequence ATGATCTATCTCGACAACAATGCGACCACGGCTGTCGATCCCAGGGTCTTCGAGGCCATGACGCCGTTCTTCCTCAGAGACTACGGCAACGCCTCTGCCGTCCACCGGGCCGGGCAGTCGGCCCGCGCCGCCATGGAAAGAGCCCGCGGTCAGGTAGCGGCGCTGCTGGGCGCCCGCTCCAGCGAAGTGGTCTTCACCAGCGGAGGAACCGAGTCCGACAACCTGGCCGTACGGGGCGTGGCGCTGCAAAGGCGCGGCCAGGGACGCCACATCATCATCTCCAGCATCGAACATCCGGCCATCATCGAGCCCTGCCGCGAGTTGGAAGAGGAAGGCTTCGAGCTGACGATCCTGCCCGTCAACCAACAGGGGCTTGTGGACCTGGGAGAACTGGACAAGGCGCTGCAAGAGCATGGCAGCGAAACCGTCCTGGTTTCGGTCATGTACGCCAATAATGAAACCGGCGTCGTCCAGCCGCTGCCCGAGATCGCGCGCAAGGCCCACGCACATGGCGCTCTGGTTCACAGCGATGCCGTCCAGGCGGTGGGAAAGATCCCGGTTCGAATGTCGGAACTTGGAGTCGACCTGCTCTCCCTGACGGGACATAAATTTCATGGTCCCAAGGGCTGCGGGGCGCTCTACGTCCGCAGCGGACTCCCACTGAAGGCCCTGATGGTGGGCGGACCCCAGGAACGCGGCTACCGCTCCGGAACCGAGAACGTCAGCGGCGCCGTGGGGGTGGGCGAAGCCTGCCGCCTGGCCCAGGAGGAACTGGAGGAGCGCGCCTTGCGCATGGCCCACCTGCGCGACCGGCTGGAGCAGGGCATTCTCGAGTCGATTCCCGATACCGTCGTCAACGGCCTGCCTGACAAGCGCCTGCCCCAGACCGCCAACGTCAGCTTTCTGGGGGTGGAAGGCGAATCGCTGATGATGGCCCTCGATCTTGAGGGAGTGGCGGTTTCCACCGGGGCGGCCTGCCATGGCGGCAGTCACTCCGGTTCTCACGTGCTGCGGGCCATGAACCTCGATAAAGCGGCCCTGCAAGGCGCCATCCGCTTCAGCCTGGGTACTGAAACCACGGAAGACGAGATCGATACGGTTCTGGAAATGTTGCCCTCCATGGTGAAACGCTTGCGGCGGACGGCCGCACGTCATTCTTAA
- a CDS encoding exodeoxyribonuclease III — MKLVSWNINGVRSAERQGFLEWFEDYQPDVLCLQEVKAFPEQLSHELEHPLGYHSVWHPARRGGYSGVATISRRPPLNVQMGLGVKAFDREGRVLLTEYPGFTVINAYFPNSRHDHSRLGYKLRFCRAIRRLCDRIRKDGGHVVLCGDYNIAHTEIDLRNPKQNRKNPGFLPEERAWMDTFLSRCYADPFRLQHPGEEGLYTWWTYRFGARERNIGWRIDYHCVNREFMDRVERADHLREVYGSDHCPVVLEVRD, encoded by the coding sequence ATGAAGCTGGTTTCCTGGAACATCAACGGTGTCCGCTCGGCGGAGCGTCAGGGATTTTTGGAGTGGTTCGAAGACTACCAGCCCGATGTCCTCTGCTTGCAGGAAGTCAAGGCCTTTCCCGAGCAGCTCTCCCACGAACTGGAGCATCCGCTGGGCTATCACTCGGTTTGGCATCCGGCCCGAAGAGGCGGCTACAGCGGGGTGGCCACCATCTCCCGCCGTCCGCCCCTCAACGTGCAGATGGGCTTGGGGGTCAAGGCTTTCGACAGGGAGGGACGGGTGCTGCTGACCGAGTATCCCGGCTTCACGGTCATCAACGCCTACTTTCCCAACAGCCGCCACGACCATTCGCGGCTGGGATACAAGTTGCGCTTCTGCCGGGCCATCCGCAGGCTTTGCGACCGCATACGCAAGGACGGAGGCCACGTTGTCCTGTGCGGCGATTACAACATCGCCCACACCGAGATCGACCTGCGCAACCCCAAGCAGAACAGAAAGAATCCCGGCTTCTTGCCCGAGGAGCGGGCCTGGATGGACACTTTTCTCTCCCGTTGTTACGCCGATCCCTTTCGACTCCAGCATCCGGGTGAGGAAGGGCTCTATACTTGGTGGACCTACCGGTTCGGGGCCCGCGAGCGCAACATCGGGTGGCGGATTGACTATCACTGCGTAAACCGTGAGTTCATGGATCGGGTAGAGAGGGCCGATCACTTGCGGGAGGTTTATGGGTCGGATCATTGTCCGGTGGTGTTGGAGGTGAGGGATTGA
- a CDS encoding cysteine desulfurase-like protein, producing MKESATTTRPKRSGAWDVERIRSRFPALSEDFGGRPAVFFDNPAGTQVPESVIDAMVDYLRRRNANSDGVFETSRRTNEVIDQAHQAAADLLGCRPQEVAYGANMTTLTFHLSRSLAHEIGPGDEIVLSRLDHDANVAPWMLLARDTGATLRWIDFDPQDCTLDLEQAASLINSKTRLLAVGYASNASGTVHDVRRLADWARQAGALSFVDAVHYAPHGPIDVKEIGCDFLACSPYKFFGPHSGLLYGKRELLERLPAYKVRPASDALPERWETGTLSHEAMAGVTAAIDYLASLSVDFGSAPPEASRRSRLLESWRLIQAWEKGLIRRLMEGLTAIPSLTLYGIFDPQRIQERVCTFILRHPDHDPLQLAKRLARHNIFAWDGDYYALEPARRLGVDDKGGWLRIGLVHYNTPAEIDRFLEVLDSA from the coding sequence TTGAAGGAGTCTGCTACCACTACTCGTCCCAAACGTAGCGGAGCCTGGGACGTTGAGCGCATCCGCAGCCGTTTCCCGGCTCTCAGCGAAGACTTCGGCGGACGTCCCGCCGTCTTTTTCGACAACCCTGCCGGGACCCAGGTGCCGGAAAGCGTGATCGACGCCATGGTCGATTACTTGCGCCGCCGCAACGCCAACTCCGACGGCGTCTTCGAGACCAGCCGCAGGACCAACGAGGTGATCGACCAAGCTCACCAGGCGGCGGCCGATTTGCTGGGATGCCGTCCTCAGGAGGTGGCCTACGGCGCCAACATGACCACCTTGACCTTCCACCTCTCCCGCTCACTGGCCCATGAAATCGGCCCCGGAGACGAAATCGTTCTCAGCCGCCTGGACCATGACGCCAATGTGGCGCCCTGGATGCTGCTGGCGCGCGACACCGGAGCCACCCTGCGCTGGATCGACTTTGATCCCCAGGACTGCACCCTCGATCTGGAGCAGGCCGCTTCCCTCATCAACTCGAAGACGCGCCTGCTGGCGGTGGGCTACGCCTCCAACGCCTCGGGCACCGTCCACGACGTCCGCCGCCTGGCGGACTGGGCCCGCCAGGCCGGCGCCCTGAGCTTCGTGGACGCCGTCCACTACGCGCCCCACGGTCCCATCGACGTGAAGGAGATCGGCTGCGACTTCCTGGCTTGCAGTCCCTACAAGTTCTTCGGCCCCCACAGCGGACTGCTCTACGGGAAACGCGAGCTGCTGGAGCGGTTGCCGGCCTACAAAGTGCGTCCCGCTTCGGACGCCTTGCCCGAGCGCTGGGAAACCGGCACGCTCAGCCACGAAGCCATGGCCGGAGTCACGGCGGCCATCGACTATCTGGCCTCGCTCAGCGTCGATTTCGGCAGCGCCCCTCCCGAGGCCTCGCGGCGCAGCCGCCTGCTGGAGTCCTGGCGCCTCATACAGGCCTGGGAAAAGGGCCTCATCCGCCGCCTCATGGAGGGCCTGACGGCGATACCCTCTCTGACCCTTTACGGCATCTTCGACCCCCAGCGCATCCAGGAAAGGGTCTGCACCTTCATCCTCCGCCATCCGGACCATGACCCCCTGCAATTGGCCAAGCGCCTGGCCCGACACAATATCTTCGCCTGGGACGGAGACTACTACGCCTTGGAGCCGGCGCGCCGGCTGGGCGTGGACGACAAAGGCGGATGGCTGCGCATCGGCCTGGTCCACTACAACACGCCCGCCGAAATCGACAGGTTCTTGGAAGTGTTGGATTCGGCTTGA
- the recQ gene encoding DNA helicase RecQ, with protein MSDQARDILRTVFGFPSFRGEQEAIIDHVSDGGDALVLMPTGGGKSLCYQLPALIRPGTAVVASPLIALMKDQVAALRQMGVDAAFLNSSLTPSESYQIQRAVRESRIDLLYVAPERLLTEPFLELLDEIEIALFAIDEAHCVSQWGHDFRPEYLQLDQLKERYPGVPRIATTATADGPTRKDIVERLGLQEARRFVAGFDRPNIRYSVVLKNSPKQQLLSFIQGNHPGEAGIVYCLSRRSVDETASWLSEKGLRALPYHAGMGAVQRQRNQDIFQGQDGVIMVATIAFGMGIDKSNVRFVAHLDLPKSLESYYQETGRAGRDGLPANAWMAYGMADVVRIRAMLEASQAEDSHKRMEMQRLNTLLAYCETARCRRQVLLDYFGEDLPEKCGNCDTCLVPVETYDGSQEAQKALSCVYRTGQRFGAGYLIDVLRGTPNERIPRFGHDRLPTFGVGADLSKKEWSSLFRQMVAGGLLRVDLEGYGGLQLTAAAAPVLRGEEPFQARRDPSGRAASASKARPQATFEETPENQSLWEALRDLRLKLARRQNVPPYVIFHDTALAEMVSRRPQSLPEMLTITGVGQTKLDKYGEAFLQVLEEASEEQDQAESNTSKNLSISAGVL; from the coding sequence ATGTCAGATCAAGCGCGCGACATTCTGCGGACGGTTTTCGGCTTTCCCTCCTTCAGGGGAGAACAAGAGGCCATCATCGACCATGTCAGCGATGGCGGCGATGCGCTGGTGCTGATGCCCACGGGAGGCGGAAAGTCGCTCTGCTACCAGCTCCCCGCCCTCATCCGGCCAGGGACGGCAGTGGTGGCTTCGCCGCTGATCGCGCTCATGAAAGACCAGGTGGCGGCGCTCCGCCAGATGGGAGTCGACGCCGCCTTCCTCAACTCTTCGCTCACGCCCTCGGAGTCCTATCAGATCCAGCGGGCCGTGCGCGAGAGCCGGATCGACCTGCTCTACGTGGCACCGGAGCGCCTGCTCACCGAGCCCTTTCTGGAGCTTCTGGACGAGATCGAGATCGCCCTTTTCGCCATCGACGAGGCCCACTGCGTCTCCCAATGGGGACACGACTTCCGCCCCGAATACCTGCAGCTCGACCAGCTCAAGGAACGCTATCCCGGCGTGCCCCGCATCGCCACCACCGCCACCGCCGACGGCCCCACCCGCAAGGACATCGTCGAGCGCCTGGGATTGCAGGAGGCGCGACGTTTCGTGGCCGGATTCGACCGCCCCAACATCCGCTACAGCGTGGTGCTCAAGAACAGTCCCAAGCAGCAGCTTTTGAGCTTCATCCAAGGCAATCACCCCGGCGAAGCGGGCATCGTCTACTGCCTTTCCCGCCGCAGCGTCGACGAAACCGCCTCCTGGCTGAGCGAAAAAGGGCTGCGGGCCTTGCCTTACCACGCCGGTATGGGAGCCGTCCAAAGACAGCGCAACCAGGACATCTTTCAGGGTCAGGACGGCGTCATCATGGTGGCCACCATCGCCTTCGGGATGGGCATCGACAAGTCCAACGTCCGCTTCGTGGCCCATCTCGACCTGCCCAAAAGCCTGGAGTCGTACTACCAGGAAACCGGCCGGGCCGGACGCGACGGCCTCCCCGCAAACGCCTGGATGGCCTACGGCATGGCTGACGTGGTGCGCATCCGCGCCATGCTGGAGGCGTCCCAGGCCGAGGACAGCCACAAGCGCATGGAAATGCAGCGCCTCAATACCCTGCTGGCCTATTGCGAAACGGCCCGCTGCCGCCGCCAGGTGCTGCTCGACTACTTCGGTGAAGACCTGCCCGAAAAGTGCGGCAACTGCGACACCTGCCTGGTGCCGGTAGAGACCTACGACGGCAGCCAGGAGGCCCAGAAAGCCCTCTCCTGCGTCTACCGCACGGGACAGCGCTTCGGGGCCGGCTACCTGATCGACGTGTTGCGGGGAACGCCCAACGAGCGCATCCCCCGCTTCGGCCACGACCGCCTTCCCACCTTCGGAGTGGGAGCCGATCTGAGCAAGAAGGAATGGAGTTCGCTCTTCCGCCAGATGGTGGCCGGCGGGTTGCTGCGGGTCGATCTGGAGGGCTACGGAGGGCTGCAGCTCACCGCCGCGGCGGCGCCGGTGCTGCGGGGAGAAGAGCCCTTTCAGGCCCGCCGCGACCCCTCGGGACGCGCCGCCTCGGCTTCGAAGGCGCGTCCCCAGGCCACCTTCGAGGAAACCCCCGAGAATCAAAGCCTATGGGAGGCCCTGCGCGACCTCAGGCTAAAACTGGCCCGCCGCCAGAACGTCCCTCCCTACGTCATCTTTCACGACACGGCCCTGGCCGAAATGGTGTCGCGCCGTCCTCAATCGCTGCCCGAAATGCTCACCATCACGGGCGTGGGCCAGACCAAGCTGGACAAGTACGGCGAGGCCTTCCTGCAAGTCTTGGAGGAGGCCTCCGAGGAGCAGGATCAAGCCGAATCCAACACTTCCAAGAACCTGTCGATTTCGGCGGGCGTGTTGTAG
- the dinB gene encoding DNA polymerase IV — MQRTLFHVDMDAFYASVEQRREPKYKGKPVIVGSDPKQGRGRGVVAACSYEARQFGIHSAMPISQAWRACPDGVYLRPDFTAYREVSRRIREIFRNLTPLVEPISIDEAFLDVSRQVESPRQALQLGARLKRQIYQAEWLTASVGIGPCKLVAKIASDFRKPNGLHMVTPQEVQAFLDPLPTSRIWGVGPKTAQRLQKMGVDTILQLRALDRERLTELLGKFGSQLYKLARGIDERPVVTRHETKSVSQETTFPQDESDAQVLEKTLAKLGEKVAQRLRKGGLEGKTITLKLRYQDFTTITRQVSSRFPTAEAEIIVSTAIDLLRRYRQEGRAIRLIGVGLSNFENEEEGRPRQLRLF; from the coding sequence ATGCAGCGCACTCTGTTCCACGTCGATATGGATGCCTTTTACGCCTCGGTCGAGCAGCGCCGCGAACCCAAGTACAAGGGAAAGCCGGTGATCGTGGGCTCCGATCCCAAGCAGGGGCGGGGACGCGGCGTGGTGGCGGCTTGCAGTTATGAAGCGCGCCAGTTCGGCATCCACTCGGCCATGCCCATCTCGCAAGCCTGGAGAGCCTGTCCCGACGGCGTCTACCTGAGGCCTGACTTCACTGCCTACCGCGAGGTGTCGCGCCGCATCCGCGAGATCTTCCGCAATCTGACGCCGCTGGTGGAGCCCATCTCCATCGACGAAGCCTTTCTCGACGTCAGCCGCCAAGTGGAGAGCCCGCGCCAGGCCCTGCAACTCGGGGCCCGCCTCAAGCGCCAGATCTACCAGGCGGAATGGCTGACCGCTTCGGTGGGAATCGGCCCCTGCAAGCTGGTGGCCAAGATCGCCTCCGATTTTCGCAAACCCAACGGACTCCACATGGTGACTCCTCAGGAGGTGCAGGCCTTCCTCGATCCCCTGCCCACTTCGCGCATCTGGGGCGTGGGGCCCAAGACGGCCCAACGTCTGCAAAAGATGGGGGTCGATACGATTCTGCAACTGAGAGCCCTCGATCGGGAACGTCTGACCGAGTTGCTGGGGAAGTTCGGGAGCCAGCTTTACAAACTGGCTCGCGGGATCGACGAGAGACCCGTGGTGACCCGGCACGAAACCAAGTCGGTCAGTCAGGAAACCACCTTTCCCCAGGACGAGAGCGATGCCCAAGTGCTGGAGAAAACCCTGGCCAAGCTGGGGGAAAAGGTGGCTCAACGGCTGCGCAAGGGCGGACTGGAAGGGAAGACCATCACCCTCAAGCTCCGCTACCAGGATTTCACCACGATCACGCGTCAGGTCTCCAGCCGCTTCCCCACCGCCGAAGCCGAGATTATCGTCTCCACGGCCATCGACCTGCTGCGCCGCTACCGCCAGGAGGGCCGCGCCATCCGCCTCATCGGAGTGGGTCTTTCCAACTTCGAGAATGAAGAAGAAGGCCGCCCCCGCCAGCTTCGCCTCTTTTGA
- a CDS encoding class I SAM-dependent methyltransferase yields the protein MESTYRVDLRTSPPDVFEDISSTDWAKLDWKQVGRPYQVPANSSRRAQWESQEGREMPIPVQWEHFNRDFHSLFAADSETRKPELWRRFWGRVGRLRLAQARQAAAELLRLKVWNQVHRVDDAVWDPRGKRALFEGLDVKRPRVLFLGAADGYEAMQLLAQYPGGEAVLVDYDDFCRTHRFGRFPEGYPFLGRDPATGGWKSYRRQDMNIEFEVSDIRDLKYGREFDIVLSVGLIEHFPDDYKETVFDFHRRFLKPGGYSIMTTPRRQWRSKAFYVLMADLMNYGYRELMDARQLGYYAYENGFEVLRCGHIKAHNGVIARRR from the coding sequence TTGGAGTCCACCTACCGGGTCGATTTGCGTACCTCGCCTCCTGACGTCTTCGAGGACATCTCCTCCACCGACTGGGCCAAGCTGGACTGGAAGCAGGTGGGGCGGCCTTATCAGGTGCCCGCCAATTCCAGCCGGCGAGCCCAATGGGAGTCGCAAGAGGGACGCGAGATGCCCATCCCGGTGCAGTGGGAGCATTTCAACCGCGACTTCCACAGCCTCTTCGCGGCCGATTCCGAAACCCGCAAGCCCGAATTATGGCGGCGCTTCTGGGGACGGGTGGGACGCTTGCGGCTGGCCCAGGCCCGCCAGGCGGCCGCCGAGCTGCTGCGGCTCAAGGTGTGGAATCAGGTCCACCGGGTCGACGACGCCGTGTGGGATCCGCGCGGAAAGCGCGCGCTCTTTGAGGGCCTTGACGTCAAGCGTCCGCGGGTGCTTTTCCTGGGGGCCGCCGACGGATACGAGGCCATGCAGCTTCTGGCTCAGTATCCGGGAGGCGAAGCCGTTCTGGTTGACTACGACGACTTCTGCCGCACTCACCGCTTCGGACGCTTTCCCGAAGGCTACCCTTTTCTGGGACGCGATCCCGCCACGGGCGGATGGAAGAGCTACCGCCGCCAGGACATGAACATCGAGTTCGAGGTCAGCGACATCCGCGACCTCAAGTACGGACGCGAGTTCGACATCGTGCTCAGCGTCGGGCTGATCGAGCACTTTCCCGACGACTACAAGGAAACCGTCTTCGACTTCCATCGCCGCTTCCTCAAGCCGGGCGGCTATTCCATCATGACCACCCCGCGCCGCCAGTGGCGCTCGAAGGCTTTCTACGTCCTCATGGCCGACCTTATGAACTACGGCTACCGCGAGCTGATGGACGCCCGCCAGTTGGGCTACTACGCCTACGAAAACGGCTTCGAGGTGCTGCGCTGCGGACACATCAAGGCCCACAACGGAGTCATTGCTCGCCGGCGCTGA
- a CDS encoding aldehyde dehydrogenase family protein: MTVVAERTQAILNKLRLKDVNPGACTGADGWIEEGGKEIVSYNPATGQRIASVIESSPEVYERVVEAASRRFQSWRRVPAPKRGEVVRDLGNALRELKEPLGELVTLEMGKIRAEGLGEVQEMIDICDFAVGQSRQLYGLSMHSERPDHRMYEQWHPMGVAGIITAFNFPVAVWCWNSAIAAICGDTMVWKPSEVTPLCAVAVQHIANRVMADHGLEGVFTFVTGGGGLGRRMVEDRRLPLLSFTGSVSTGRKVAQGVAARLGRTILELGGNNAIIVSRHANLDLAVRAILFGAVGTAGQRCTTTRRIFMQREIAPQLTERLVEAYKQVSIGDPLEESTLMGPLSTPAAMEGMRSALRQIGEQGGEVLCGGRPLPDKGPQFVEPAIVKAPQQLPIVCEETFAPILYLMEYDTLEQAIEMHNAVPQGLSSAIFSDRVQEVERFLSSLGSDCGIANANIGTSGAEIGGAFGGEKDTGGGREAGSDAWKSYMRRQTTTINWSSELPLAQGIEFGSD; the protein is encoded by the coding sequence ATGACCGTGGTAGCCGAGCGCACCCAAGCCATTCTTAACAAGCTGCGACTGAAGGACGTCAATCCCGGAGCCTGCACGGGAGCGGACGGCTGGATCGAGGAGGGCGGCAAAGAGATCGTCTCCTACAACCCGGCCACCGGCCAGCGCATCGCCTCGGTCATCGAGTCCTCGCCCGAGGTCTATGAGCGCGTGGTGGAGGCGGCTTCCCGGCGTTTTCAGTCCTGGAGACGGGTTCCCGCCCCCAAGCGCGGCGAAGTGGTGCGGGATTTGGGAAACGCCCTTCGCGAACTGAAGGAGCCGCTGGGAGAACTGGTGACCCTGGAGATGGGCAAGATCAGGGCCGAGGGACTTGGCGAAGTGCAGGAGATGATCGACATCTGCGACTTCGCCGTGGGCCAGTCGCGCCAGCTCTACGGGCTGAGCATGCATTCCGAACGTCCCGATCACCGCATGTACGAGCAGTGGCATCCCATGGGCGTGGCGGGCATCATCACGGCCTTCAATTTCCCGGTGGCGGTATGGTGCTGGAACTCGGCCATTGCCGCCATCTGCGGCGACACCATGGTGTGGAAGCCCTCCGAGGTCACGCCATTGTGCGCCGTCGCCGTCCAGCACATCGCCAATCGCGTCATGGCCGATCACGGGCTGGAGGGGGTCTTTACCTTCGTGACGGGAGGTGGTGGCCTGGGCCGGCGCATGGTCGAGGACCGGCGCCTTCCATTGCTCAGCTTCACCGGCTCGGTGAGCACCGGACGCAAGGTAGCTCAAGGGGTGGCCGCCCGCCTGGGACGCACCATCCTGGAACTGGGCGGAAACAACGCCATCATCGTCTCCCGCCACGCCAATCTCGATTTGGCTGTCCGCGCCATCCTCTTCGGCGCGGTGGGGACGGCCGGCCAGCGCTGCACCACCACCCGGCGCATCTTCATGCAGCGCGAGATCGCTCCCCAATTGACCGAACGGCTCGTTGAAGCCTACAAGCAGGTCTCCATCGGCGATCCTCTTGAGGAATCGACCCTCATGGGTCCGCTTTCCACGCCGGCCGCCATGGAGGGCATGAGGTCGGCCCTGCGCCAGATCGGCGAGCAGGGCGGCGAAGTCCTTTGCGGGGGCCGTCCTCTGCCTGACAAAGGCCCCCAGTTCGTCGAGCCCGCCATCGTCAAGGCTCCTCAGCAGTTGCCCATCGTCTGCGAAGAGACTTTCGCGCCTATCCTCTATCTGATGGAGTACGACACGCTGGAGCAAGCCATCGAGATGCACAACGCCGTTCCCCAGGGTCTCTCCAGCGCCATCTTCAGCGACAGGGTTCAAGAGGTGGAGCGTTTTCTTTCCTCCTTGGGTTCGGATTGCGGCATCGCCAACGCCAACATCGGCACCAGCGGGGCCGAGATCGGCGGCGCCTTCGGAGGCGAAAAGGACACCGGCGGCGGACGCGAAGCCGGTTCCGACGCCTGGAAGTCCTACATGCGCCGCCAGACCACCACCATCAACTGGTCCAGCGAATTGCCTCTGGCCCAGGGCATCGAATTCGGCTCCGATTGA